One part of the Bacteroidia bacterium genome encodes these proteins:
- a CDS encoding gliding motility-associated C-terminal domain-containing protein, protein MPRFSFDRIISACIFMLLLGISPLSAQNLVPNSSFNDFTWCPGGRGLLGWAVPWYSPNRNTSDFCHSCSGSPSYSGVPTNRWGDQLPYMGEGYAGIRTWISTDVFVAGKNYREYLAVELTDSLRGGDTYFLSFKVSVGDNAGYFSDDIGMYLSPDTIASDTILLFTPQLENPEGNLLEDMDNWVEISGQFVAEGGERFLVIGNFKVDDNTTLVPTPDSDSMFQTTYFFIDDVKVEACKARFPETLLFAEDSLICPGETIRLTGVDLDSATYEWEDSSTDLIRQIQAPGTYELSVSLNGCTRKDSISIEGIELPAIDLGADTTLCPGESLLLSVESGADSYLWSDQSNGTELLVESGGSYSVEVQKGKCSQTASVQISYEEIPPQPADKELQKCSDTDLELIPDLKGLNYTWQDFSTTENFLAKEAGTYWVEVESYCYQLRETFVVSEFTCSCESMVPNVFSPNGDGINEAFLPIFEAAPSRYQLDVFDRYGRALYSSTVPSTGWEGKLGTKDLPSGVYYWTISYSCLEGGEIQDVVKSGYLSLLR, encoded by the coding sequence ATGCCCCGTTTCAGCTTTGATCGAATCATTTCTGCCTGCATCTTTATGCTGCTGCTGGGTATTTCACCGCTCTCAGCACAAAATCTCGTTCCCAATTCTTCTTTCAATGATTTTACTTGGTGTCCGGGAGGAAGGGGACTTTTAGGTTGGGCAGTTCCCTGGTATTCACCAAACAGAAACACCAGCGATTTTTGCCATAGCTGTTCGGGCTCACCTTCTTATTCAGGAGTTCCTACCAACAGATGGGGAGATCAGTTGCCATATATGGGAGAAGGATATGCCGGTATCAGAACCTGGATTTCGACCGATGTTTTTGTCGCGGGCAAAAATTATAGAGAGTATCTGGCAGTTGAGTTGACGGACAGCCTTCGAGGCGGAGATACCTATTTTCTGAGTTTTAAAGTAAGTGTGGGGGATAATGCCGGTTATTTTAGTGATGATATAGGCATGTACCTTTCGCCAGATACCATTGCCTCTGATACCATCTTGCTATTTACACCTCAATTGGAGAATCCGGAGGGGAACCTTCTGGAGGATATGGATAACTGGGTGGAAATTTCCGGTCAATTTGTCGCTGAAGGAGGAGAGCGTTTTCTCGTAATCGGAAACTTCAAGGTGGACGACAATACAACTTTGGTCCCCACACCCGATAGCGACTCCATGTTTCAGACGACTTATTTTTTCATAGATGATGTAAAAGTCGAAGCCTGCAAGGCCCGTTTCCCTGAGACTTTACTTTTTGCTGAAGATAGTTTGATTTGTCCGGGGGAAACGATCCGTTTGACGGGAGTAGATTTGGACAGTGCTACTTACGAATGGGAAGATTCAAGTACAGATTTAATCCGCCAAATTCAAGCTCCAGGAACATATGAGCTGAGTGTAAGTCTGAATGGCTGTACCCGAAAAGACAGCATTAGTATAGAAGGTATAGAGCTCCCAGCCATAGATTTGGGGGCAGATACTACCCTGTGTCCGGGCGAGAGTCTTTTGCTTAGCGTTGAAAGTGGAGCTGATTCTTATCTGTGGAGTGATCAATCAAATGGAACTGAATTGCTTGTGGAAAGTGGAGGTAGCTATAGTGTCGAAGTTCAGAAAGGAAAATGTAGCCAGACTGCCAGTGTTCAGATAAGCTATGAAGAAATTCCCCCTCAACCTGCGGATAAAGAATTGCAAAAATGCTCGGATACAGATCTGGAGTTAATTCCGGATCTCAAGGGATTGAATTACACCTGGCAGGACTTTAGTACTACGGAAAACTTTCTGGCAAAAGAAGCGGGAACCTATTGGGTAGAAGTAGAATCCTATTGCTATCAATTGAGGGAGACTTTTGTGGTAAGTGAATTTACCTGTAGTTGTGAGAGCATGGTTCCCAATGTATTTAGCCCTAATGGAGATGGAATAAATGAAGCTTTTCTTCCCATATTTGAAGCAGCCCCCAGCCGTTATCAATTGGATGTTTTTGACAGATATGGACGGGCGCTTTATTCCTCGACCGTTCCTTCAACTGGATGGGAAGGAAAATTAGGGACAAAAGATTTACCCTCAGGCGTCTACTATTGGACGATTTCCTATTCTTGCCTGGAAGGAGGCGAAATTCAGGATGTAGTCAAAAGCGGTTACCTGAGTTTGCTCCGTTAA
- a CDS encoding glycine--tRNA ligase — MNYSEIFPKIVSHAKEYGFVFQSSEIYDGLGAVYDYGQLGVELVNNLKMAWWKAMVQMNENIVGIDASILMHPTVWKASGHVDAFNDPLIDNKDSKKRYRADVLIEDQIGKYLTKSKKDTVKKARKEGWEEGSEDYNNFLNRNRNAVKAQVLQKQFEDALNSGDLGQLKDVIVNNGIVDPESGSKNWSDVRQFNLMFKTQLGATAESAMDLYMRPETAQGIFVNYLNVQKSSRMKLPFGIAQIGKSFRNEIIARQFIFRMREFTQMEMQYFVKPGTQQEFFKYWKAQRLAWHKALGLSPERLHFHPHEKLAHYADAAEDIQFDYPIGLKELEGIHSRGNYDLSQHMEFSGKKLQYFDPEKQESYVPYVVETAVGLDRTFLAHLCNSYDEEEVPTAKGDKEIRKVLRLHPILAPYKVAVFPLVKKDGLPEIARKIIGDLKFDHQVMYDEKDAVGRRYRRHDAIGTPYCVTVDYETKDDNCVTIRERDSMKQDRIPISEVGAYVSERLSWRNVLSQLEA; from the coding sequence ATGAATTACAGCGAAATTTTCCCCAAGATTGTTTCCCATGCAAAGGAGTATGGATTCGTGTTTCAATCCAGCGAGATCTATGATGGCCTCGGTGCAGTTTACGATTATGGACAACTGGGGGTAGAACTTGTCAACAACCTGAAGATGGCCTGGTGGAAAGCCATGGTCCAAATGAATGAAAATATTGTTGGGATTGATGCATCTATCCTGATGCATCCTACGGTTTGGAAAGCTTCCGGACACGTAGATGCATTCAATGATCCCCTCATCGATAATAAGGATTCCAAAAAGAGATACCGTGCAGATGTATTGATCGAAGACCAAATCGGCAAATACCTCACGAAATCTAAAAAGGATACAGTAAAGAAAGCCAGAAAAGAAGGCTGGGAAGAAGGTAGTGAAGACTATAATAACTTCCTGAACAGAAATAGAAATGCGGTTAAGGCTCAGGTGCTTCAAAAGCAATTTGAGGATGCCCTCAATTCCGGAGACCTGGGACAATTGAAAGATGTAATCGTCAACAATGGCATCGTAGATCCCGAGTCTGGTTCTAAAAACTGGTCAGACGTTCGTCAATTCAACCTGATGTTCAAAACCCAGTTGGGAGCCACAGCTGAATCTGCCATGGACTTGTATATGCGACCTGAGACGGCACAGGGTATTTTCGTCAATTACCTCAATGTGCAGAAAAGCTCGCGCATGAAGCTACCTTTCGGTATTGCACAAATCGGTAAATCTTTCCGTAACGAGATCATCGCTCGTCAGTTCATCTTCCGGATGAGAGAGTTTACCCAAATGGAGATGCAATACTTTGTGAAGCCGGGGACTCAGCAGGAATTTTTCAAATATTGGAAAGCCCAAAGACTTGCCTGGCACAAAGCATTGGGATTAAGTCCGGAACGCCTGCACTTTCATCCACATGAAAAACTGGCGCATTATGCAGATGCTGCTGAAGATATTCAGTTTGATTATCCGATTGGTCTTAAAGAACTCGAGGGGATTCACTCACGTGGAAATTATGACCTGAGTCAGCACATGGAGTTTTCTGGAAAGAAGTTGCAGTACTTTGATCCTGAGAAGCAGGAGTCATATGTACCTTATGTAGTGGAAACCGCCGTAGGATTGGATCGTACCTTCCTGGCTCATCTCTGCAATTCTTACGATGAAGAAGAAGTGCCTACTGCAAAAGGGGATAAAGAGATCAGAAAAGTATTGCGTTTACATCCAATACTCGCTCCTTACAAAGTGGCTGTATTCCCATTGGTGAAGAAAGATGGTTTGCCGGAAATTGCCCGCAAGATCATTGGTGATCTGAAGTTTGATCATCAGGTTATGTATGATGAAAAGGATGCAGTCGGTAGAAGATATCGTCGCCATGATGCGATTGGTACGCCTTATTGTGTTACCGTTGATTATGAAACCAAGGATGACAATTGTGTGACCATTCGCGAAAGGGATAGCATGAAGCAGGATCGAATTCCAATCAGTGAAGTGGGGGCCTATGTTTCAGAAAGACTGAGCTGGAGAAATGTGCTTTCTCAATTGGAAGCCTAG
- a CDS encoding DUF6089 family protein: protein MKLQKYLLYPLLYMICFVYSPDLFGQRTHEFSAGIGTTYYYGDLTDKFNNSLIRPAASITYAKYIMPVLKIRTGFSYGEVGAADAQAIDVGRQVRNLHFRSKVFEAHAALVVELFRDKNFGNSWRDEVFFTPYFFAGVGLFHFNPQARYEGVWRNLQPLGTEGQYIGGAKVYSTIQFSAPFGGGLSLRLTDYTGVSLEVGYRMTGTDYIDDVSSIYPDFDALRASGGELAVALSERSPDGIFNPGDRRGNPGSKDSYFFVMFTVNYYLSRYASRN, encoded by the coding sequence ATGAAACTTCAAAAATATTTACTCTATCCATTGCTCTACATGATATGCTTTGTGTACAGCCCGGATCTTTTCGGTCAGAGAACACATGAATTTTCAGCTGGAATCGGTACCACCTATTACTATGGTGACCTCACTGATAAATTCAACAATTCTCTGATCCGTCCCGCAGCCTCTATCACATACGCCAAGTACATCATGCCCGTACTCAAAATCAGAACCGGTTTCTCTTATGGAGAAGTTGGTGCAGCAGATGCTCAGGCGATAGACGTGGGCCGTCAGGTTCGGAATCTGCACTTCAGAAGCAAAGTATTTGAAGCTCATGCTGCCCTTGTAGTTGAGTTGTTTCGTGATAAAAATTTCGGAAACTCCTGGAGAGACGAAGTATTTTTCACTCCCTACTTCTTTGCAGGTGTTGGTCTTTTCCACTTCAATCCTCAAGCACGCTATGAGGGTGTTTGGAGAAATCTCCAGCCATTAGGTACTGAAGGTCAGTATATTGGTGGTGCGAAGGTTTATTCTACCATTCAGTTCAGTGCTCCATTTGGAGGAGGATTGAGCCTCAGGTTGACTGACTATACCGGGGTAAGCCTGGAAGTTGGTTACAGAATGACCGGAACAGACTACATTGATGATGTAAGTTCCATTTATCCAGACTTTGATGCTTTGAGAGCTTCAGGTGGCGAGCTGGCAGTAGCACTTTCAGAGCGCTCTCCAGACGGGATTTTCAATCCTGGCGACAGAAGAGGAAACCCTGGTTCAAAGGACTCTTACTTCTTCGTAATGTTTACCGTAAACTATTATCTCAGCAGATACGCATCCAGAAATTAA
- a CDS encoding RNA polymerase sigma factor — protein MQSKSKASTYPIREEERILLEACLRGDAIAQKQLYDRYKDAMFTLAYRICNDFEVAQDALQEGFVGVFRGMKNFRKESTLGAWIKTIIIRTAYKKLKKETLMQPLNPEIEDSVIDWGGQKLDVEYLEKAIQALPSGYRSVFVLIEVEGYAHKEVANILGISVGTSKSQLFYAKRQLRKQLNAMGIWR, from the coding sequence ATGCAAAGCAAGAGTAAAGCAAGTACGTATCCTATTCGAGAAGAGGAGCGGATTCTTTTAGAAGCCTGTCTCAGAGGTGATGCTATTGCCCAGAAACAGCTATATGATCGCTACAAGGATGCCATGTTTACCCTTGCGTATCGAATTTGTAATGATTTTGAAGTAGCACAGGATGCTTTGCAGGAAGGATTTGTGGGCGTGTTCAGGGGGATGAAAAATTTTCGGAAAGAGTCTACCCTCGGAGCCTGGATAAAAACCATTATCATAAGAACTGCTTACAAGAAACTGAAGAAAGAGACCTTGATGCAACCCCTTAATCCAGAGATCGAGGATTCGGTGATTGACTGGGGAGGGCAGAAACTGGATGTAGAGTACCTGGAGAAAGCTATTCAGGCATTGCCTTCAGGATATAGAAGCGTATTTGTGTTGATTGAGGTAGAAGGTTATGCGCATAAAGAAGTAGCCAATATTTTGGGTATTTCGGTGGGTACCTCAAAGTCCCAACTCTTTTATGCTAAAAGACAATTGAGAAAACAACTAAATGCAATGGGAATATGGAGATGA
- the alr gene encoding alanine racemase yields MDNIPLTYIAYDSRKISRGAETVFIALKTENRDGHDFIADAYQKGVRNFLVEKALPYKDVNYAFCDNCLDSLQRWALAHRQKFSYPVIGITGSNGKTIVKEWLASLLEMQFQIVKSPMSYNSQLGVSLSLLQMHPQAELALIEAGISEPEEMGRLWLMIQPDLGILTHMGSSHAEGFTSEAAKLQEKLQLFEGTEKVFTGSEQDFVLQALEQNNIPFESSQANYPDENRFPNPADRENAALAITVAKYLGATEEDILERLALLQAVEMRTEIITDNPEISLINDSYNSDEDSLRNALQLLLSNPSHDRKQIILSDIPHLGNRQKEIQQAIYEELREQLGEENIYTLGPVFSSMNLPQSFPHTEALKAELRYEDFKDSVLLLKGARSFALETLLPFFNRKLNATYFKVRLHQLSKNFRSLKAQIPEGTHTMCMVKAASYGSGTWEIAQVLEQEGATYLTVAYASEGIELRQDGIRLPIMVMNPDESSIESLIQFSLEPEVSNFSFLDKYLKAARLAELSRYRIHLKLETGMGRLGFVEEDLSKLIDLFSLYPDLEIVSVLSHLAAADDPSEDAFSHAQIERFQQMYQSLQSQLGIQSFRHILNTAGILRFPQYAFEMVRMGIGLYGIHPAKATEGLIDLEEIGSLHSSISQIRSYSAGQSIGYGRSQETKRQSRIATVAIGYADGIPRSLGEGNISFLVRGKEAPTFGRLCMDMLMLDVTDIPEAEAGDSVLIFGREGEHYLSINKLAEAADTIPYEILVRLSSRIRRIYERV; encoded by the coding sequence ATGGACAATATTCCTCTCACTTATATCGCTTATGACAGTCGAAAGATCAGCCGAGGGGCCGAGACTGTTTTCATTGCCCTAAAAACCGAGAATCGCGATGGGCATGACTTTATTGCTGATGCTTATCAAAAAGGAGTGAGAAACTTCCTCGTAGAAAAAGCCCTTCCTTATAAGGATGTGAATTATGCTTTCTGCGACAATTGCTTGGACAGCCTGCAAAGATGGGCACTCGCACATCGACAAAAATTTTCTTATCCAGTCATCGGTATCACAGGTAGCAATGGTAAAACCATTGTAAAGGAATGGTTGGCAAGTTTGCTGGAAATGCAATTCCAGATTGTCAAAAGCCCCATGAGCTATAATAGCCAATTGGGGGTTTCCCTATCTCTTTTGCAAATGCATCCACAAGCAGAACTGGCCTTAATCGAGGCGGGAATATCAGAACCCGAAGAGATGGGAAGATTATGGCTAATGATACAGCCGGATTTAGGCATCCTCACGCATATGGGGAGCTCGCATGCAGAAGGCTTTACCTCAGAAGCAGCAAAACTTCAGGAGAAGTTGCAACTCTTTGAAGGGACAGAAAAAGTTTTTACAGGCTCCGAACAGGATTTTGTCCTTCAAGCCCTTGAGCAAAACAATATCCCTTTCGAAAGTAGCCAGGCTAACTATCCAGATGAAAATCGCTTTCCCAATCCGGCAGATAGAGAAAATGCAGCCTTAGCTATCACGGTGGCAAAATACCTGGGCGCGACAGAAGAGGATATACTCGAACGCCTAGCTCTCCTTCAGGCAGTAGAGATGCGGACGGAAATCATCACCGACAATCCTGAAATCAGCCTCATCAATGATAGTTATAATTCAGATGAGGATTCTCTCCGCAATGCCTTGCAGCTTTTACTCAGCAATCCCAGCCATGACCGAAAGCAAATCATCCTCTCAGATATCCCACATCTAGGCAACAGACAAAAAGAAATCCAGCAAGCTATCTATGAGGAATTGCGGGAGCAATTAGGCGAAGAAAATATTTATACCCTTGGACCGGTATTCTCCTCCATGAATCTCCCTCAAAGCTTTCCGCATACAGAAGCCTTGAAAGCTGAGTTGCGATATGAGGATTTTAAAGATTCCGTTTTACTCCTCAAGGGAGCTCGAAGTTTTGCCCTGGAAACCCTCCTGCCTTTCTTCAACAGAAAACTCAATGCCACCTATTTCAAGGTCCGACTTCATCAGTTGAGTAAAAACTTTCGGAGCCTCAAGGCTCAAATCCCCGAAGGCACGCATACGATGTGTATGGTCAAAGCGGCATCTTATGGGAGCGGCACCTGGGAAATTGCTCAGGTTCTGGAACAGGAGGGGGCGACCTACCTGACAGTTGCTTATGCCTCAGAAGGCATCGAACTCCGGCAAGATGGGATTCGCCTTCCTATAATGGTCATGAATCCGGATGAAAGCAGCATCGAAAGCCTGATTCAGTTTTCTCTCGAACCAGAAGTTTCAAATTTTTCCTTTCTCGACAAATACCTCAAGGCTGCTCGTCTGGCAGAATTAAGTCGCTATCGCATACACCTCAAACTGGAAACAGGTATGGGAAGGCTGGGCTTTGTCGAAGAAGATCTGTCAAAACTCATAGATTTATTCTCTCTCTACCCTGATCTCGAAATAGTATCGGTATTGTCTCATTTGGCTGCTGCGGATGATCCGTCGGAAGATGCCTTTAGCCATGCACAAATTGAACGTTTTCAGCAGATGTACCAAAGCCTCCAATCGCAATTGGGCATTCAATCTTTTCGCCACATCCTCAATACAGCAGGCATCCTTCGCTTTCCACAATATGCCTTTGAAATGGTCAGGATGGGAATAGGTCTTTATGGGATTCATCCCGCTAAGGCAACAGAAGGACTTATCGATTTGGAAGAAATTGGAAGCCTTCATAGCAGCATCAGTCAAATCAGAAGCTATTCAGCCGGACAAAGTATCGGCTATGGACGTAGCCAGGAAACAAAGCGGCAAAGTCGAATCGCTACAGTAGCCATTGGATATGCAGACGGAATTCCTCGTTCTCTTGGCGAAGGAAACATCAGCTTCCTGGTTAGAGGGAAAGAAGCTCCCACTTTTGGCAGGCTGTGTATGGATATGCTCATGCTGGATGTAACAGATATTCCTGAAGCTGAAGCCGGCGATTCTGTCCTCATCTTTGGTCGAGAAGGAGAACACTATCTATCCATCAACAAACTGGCAGAGGCAGCTGATACCATTCCTTATGAAATTCTGGTACGACTGAGTAGTCGGATTCGGAGGATCTATGAGCGAGTTTGA
- the nuoB gene encoding NADH-quinone oxidoreductase subunit NuoB, with the protein MGLEKALAQQGYLLSTVDFVTNWARKNAMWPMPMGLACCAIEMMSFAGPKFDVSRFGSEVFRFSPRQADLMIVAGWCSYKMSHAIKRIWDQMPDPKWCMAMGACASTGGMHRVYGVVQGVDNFLPVDVYIPGCPPRPETVIHGLQTIQNKVMTEHSVLQD; encoded by the coding sequence ATGGGACTCGAAAAAGCATTAGCACAGCAGGGTTATCTGCTATCAACTGTAGACTTTGTTACAAACTGGGCAAGAAAAAATGCCATGTGGCCAATGCCTATGGGACTGGCTTGTTGTGCAATTGAAATGATGTCTTTCGCCGGACCTAAGTTTGACGTATCTCGTTTTGGTAGTGAGGTATTCAGATTTTCCCCTCGGCAGGCAGACCTTATGATCGTAGCTGGATGGTGTAGCTATAAAATGTCTCATGCTATCAAAAGGATCTGGGATCAAATGCCTGACCCCAAATGGTGTATGGCTATGGGAGCTTGTGCTTCCACGGGTGGCATGCATCGTGTATATGGTGTCGTTCAGGGAGTTGACAATTTCCTTCCGGTCGATGTCTATATTCCCGGTTGTCCTCCAAGACCCGAAACAGTGATCCACGGACTGCAGACGATCCAGAACAAAGTGATGACTGAGCACTCTGTTCTTCAGGACTAG
- a CDS encoding NADH-quinone oxidoreductase subunit A: MNTAPTILLAYTETLGRYIPIFILLLIAIVLALLLTNLSWLLGPFRPNKIKGSAYESGMDPVGTAHERFSVKFYLIAMLFILFDIEVVFMYPWAVQFKELIIETDSFFPFIEMLVFVIILFVGYIYVYKKGGLKWS, translated from the coding sequence ATGAACACTGCTCCGACCATTTTATTGGCCTACACAGAAACCTTAGGCAGATATATCCCGATATTCATTCTGCTGCTCATTGCGATTGTTCTGGCCTTATTGCTGACCAACCTTTCCTGGCTGCTCGGCCCCTTTCGCCCTAACAAGATCAAAGGTTCTGCATATGAAAGTGGAATGGACCCAGTAGGTACTGCTCATGAGCGCTTCTCTGTGAAGTTCTACCTCATTGCCATGCTCTTCATCTTATTTGATATAGAGGTGGTATTTATGTATCCCTGGGCAGTTCAGTTTAAGGAGTTAATCATAGAAACCGATAGCTTCTTTCCCTTCATAGAAATGCTGGTCTTCGTGATCATTCTTTTCGTCGGATACATTTACGTGTATAAAAAAGGTGGCCTGAAATGGTCTTAA
- a CDS encoding DUF3089 domain-containing protein — translation MKSISIWTLGLLLFLGACSSSKELLTESFDKSPKWVEPDYSTLDAWCSHPDKEDFADKYPEGVSEEDQDHASADVFFVHPTTFMKGTYWNANVEDSSLNTQTDERAIMHQASVFNHSCKVYAPRYRQMVYGGFGAVDTASKRSALLFAYQDVRKAFIYYLENFNQGRPIVIAGHSQGALHAQMLLQEFFDGKDLQKQLVAAYVPGWPFRASKFKSIKVCDSPDATECVMGWAAWKKNAEPKSLNTFYKDVVVVNPINWKTDGSFAPESMHKGFLNGKFSKIKSQSLHAQAHQGILWVKSPLPLAPIKNFHVGDINLFWVDIRENVELRVNEFIEEKGNKNNYGEGNK, via the coding sequence ATGAAATCTATATCTATCTGGACCCTGGGTCTATTGCTTTTCCTCGGTGCTTGTTCCAGTAGCAAGGAACTTCTGACGGAATCCTTTGACAAAAGCCCGAAATGGGTAGAACCTGATTATTCAACTCTCGATGCCTGGTGTTCTCATCCGGATAAAGAAGATTTTGCAGATAAATATCCGGAAGGAGTTAGCGAAGAAGACCAGGATCATGCATCTGCAGATGTGTTTTTCGTGCACCCCACAACCTTCATGAAAGGAACTTACTGGAATGCCAATGTGGAGGATAGCAGCCTGAACACTCAGACAGATGAAAGGGCCATCATGCATCAGGCCAGTGTATTTAACCATAGTTGCAAGGTATACGCTCCCCGCTATAGACAAATGGTGTATGGAGGATTCGGAGCAGTAGATACAGCATCGAAAAGATCGGCCCTTCTTTTTGCCTATCAGGATGTCCGCAAAGCCTTTATTTACTACCTGGAAAATTTCAACCAAGGCCGCCCCATTGTAATCGCCGGACATAGCCAGGGAGCATTACATGCACAAATGCTCCTTCAGGAGTTTTTTGATGGAAAAGATTTACAAAAACAATTGGTTGCTGCCTATGTCCCTGGTTGGCCCTTCAGAGCTTCAAAATTCAAGAGCATTAAGGTTTGCGATTCTCCTGATGCTACCGAATGTGTGATGGGTTGGGCAGCCTGGAAGAAAAATGCCGAGCCCAAAAGCCTGAACACTTTTTATAAAGATGTAGTGGTGGTAAATCCCATAAACTGGAAAACAGATGGAAGTTTTGCTCCGGAAAGCATGCACAAGGGCTTTCTCAATGGGAAATTCTCCAAGATCAAAAGCCAAAGCCTTCACGCACAAGCGCATCAGGGCATCCTTTGGGTAAAAAGTCCTTTACCCCTCGCTCCTATCAAAAACTTTCACGTAGGCGACATCAACCTTTTCTGGGTAGATATTCGTGAAAATGTAGAGTTACGGGTAAATGAGTTTATCGAGGAAAAGGGAAATAAGAACAACTATGGGGAAGGAAATAAGTAA